A single Nostoc sp. PCC 7107 DNA region contains:
- a CDS encoding DUF2834 domain-containing protein: protein MLRQVSLFSLWVVFVVYAFFLAPPDQPDTFELIKKLSIGQWQEINPLIISLFNLMGVWPLAYSALAFTDGRNQKIPAWPFATGSFGVGAFALLPYLFLRTPNQEFVGKKSIFIKFLDSRVTGIILTVIASILVAYGVRGGDWQDFIQQWQTSRFIHVMSLDFCLLSLLFPVLLRDDMARRGWKNPQLFWLISLIPLFGPLIYLCVRPALPEADTIGVTK, encoded by the coding sequence ATGTTGAGGCAAGTATCTCTGTTTTCCCTTTGGGTGGTATTTGTGGTTTATGCTTTTTTCCTCGCACCACCAGATCAACCAGATACATTTGAGTTAATCAAGAAACTGTCTATTGGACAATGGCAAGAGATTAATCCGCTAATTATTTCGTTATTTAATCTCATGGGGGTTTGGCCTCTCGCTTACAGCGCATTAGCATTTACTGACGGGAGAAATCAAAAAATTCCCGCTTGGCCATTTGCGACAGGTTCTTTTGGTGTCGGTGCGTTTGCTTTGTTGCCTTATTTATTTCTCCGCACACCAAATCAAGAATTTGTTGGCAAAAAGAGTATTTTCATCAAGTTTCTGGATTCCCGCGTGACTGGTATTATCCTCACAGTAATTGCCAGCATACTAGTTGCTTATGGTGTACGAGGTGGAGATTGGCAAGATTTTATCCAACAGTGGCAAACTAGCCGCTTTATCCATGTGATGAGTTTAGATTTTTGCCTCCTGAGTTTATTATTCCCGGTGTTACTAAGAGATGATATGGCACGTCGAGGCTGGAAAAATCCACAACTATTTTGGTTAATCAGTCTGATTCCATTATTTGGCCCGTTAATTTATTTGTGTGTCCGTCCAGCTTTACCGGAAGCCGATACAATAGGCGTAACTAAATAA
- a CDS encoding rhodanese-like domain-containing protein, producing the protein MTDKSFDQPMTQISVEELAERLAAGDANIQFVDVREPQESAIASIENFINLPLSEFTDWNQKIFAMLNPEAETLVLCHHGIRSAQMCQWLVAQGFTNVKNISGGIAAYSQLVDPTIPQY; encoded by the coding sequence ATGACAGATAAATCCTTTGATCAACCCATGACTCAGATTAGTGTTGAGGAATTAGCAGAACGTTTAGCTGCTGGTGATGCAAATATTCAGTTCGTAGATGTGCGTGAACCCCAAGAATCAGCGATCGCTAGTATTGAAAACTTTATTAACTTACCCTTGAGTGAGTTCACCGACTGGAACCAAAAAATTTTCGCTATGTTGAATCCTGAAGCGGAAACGCTGGTACTTTGCCATCATGGTATTCGTTCTGCTCAGATGTGTCAGTGGTTAGTGGCTCAAGGATTTACAAATGTTAAAAATATTTCAGGTGGTATTGCTGCCTATTCCCAACTAGTTGACCCAACAATTCCGCAATATTAG
- a CDS encoding DUF3352 domain-containing protein: protein MNRQSSFFGLIAAGAIALILIAIAAFWFLTKSPVNLVASTSQPGAAIFVSKLSPVMVSLLTNPDRLQALERNGEISQIKTSLLAKSGIDYQKDIQPWLDNEITLAVTTTDIDRDSVNGQQPGYLMAVATNKQDKSREFVELLFSKRVLAGANLDTEEYQGVKVLYDSQLAAAVVGDGFVLFANDPSVVKDAINNVQAPDLNLTSSPQYQKATQQLPTASLAVAFLNFPIIAQWQGLELPEPTYDSEIISLGLNSKGLLAETSFLSGLELTPPSSPLAKPVGALKYIPASAGLAISGANLSNLGDSDLAKFWTQMKIAISGSGTDVISRLVQPLTEVRKTWGINFSQDIFSWVKGEYAIALLPRTGQILPDWVFVVEKVESVPEGIAKLDAIASSSGLSSSNLSLDKQKISAWTQLTAKQTPAKDRPLFTIEAQAQGIHTTLDNYEIFTSDLATMDEVLTNQEKSLIGDRNFQNSVAAIPQPNQGYVYIDWAKSQRILERQIPVLKLIEVLGKPFFNSLRSLTISSYGSETNALKGGVFLQLQE, encoded by the coding sequence GTGAATCGGCAAAGCTCATTTTTTGGTTTGATAGCGGCTGGTGCGATCGCACTGATATTGATTGCGATCGCCGCTTTTTGGTTCTTGACCAAAAGTCCCGTGAACCTAGTCGCCTCTACCTCCCAGCCTGGTGCAGCTATTTTCGTGTCTAAACTATCTCCGGTGATGGTATCTTTACTCACCAATCCCGACCGATTGCAAGCCTTAGAACGAAACGGGGAAATTTCTCAAATTAAAACTAGTTTATTGGCTAAGAGTGGTATTGATTATCAAAAAGATATTCAGCCTTGGCTAGATAACGAAATTACCCTAGCCGTCACCACCACAGATATCGACCGAGATTCCGTCAACGGACAGCAGCCAGGATATCTCATGGCTGTAGCTACCAATAAACAAGACAAAAGCCGCGAGTTTGTCGAGTTGCTATTTTCTAAGCGGGTATTAGCTGGTGCTAACTTAGATACCGAAGAATATCAAGGGGTGAAGGTGCTTTATGATAGCCAACTTGCAGCAGCGGTGGTTGGTGATGGCTTTGTGTTATTCGCCAACGATCCTAGTGTGGTAAAAGATGCAATTAACAACGTCCAAGCGCCAGACCTCAATTTAACTAGTTCTCCCCAATATCAAAAAGCCACCCAGCAATTACCTACAGCTTCCTTAGCTGTGGCTTTCTTGAATTTTCCTATCATTGCCCAATGGCAAGGTTTAGAATTACCAGAACCAACCTACGACAGTGAAATTATTTCTCTAGGCTTGAATTCCAAAGGTTTATTAGCAGAAACCAGCTTTTTATCTGGGTTGGAACTCACACCGCCATCATCACCATTAGCAAAACCAGTAGGCGCGTTGAAATATATCCCAGCATCGGCGGGTTTGGCAATTTCCGGCGCAAATTTAAGCAACTTGGGTGATAGCGATTTAGCAAAATTCTGGACACAAATGAAAATCGCCATTTCTGGTTCAGGAACAGATGTGATTTCTAGATTGGTACAACCATTAACCGAGGTACGAAAAACCTGGGGAATTAACTTTAGTCAAGATATTTTTAGCTGGGTGAAAGGAGAATATGCGATCGCACTGTTACCGCGTACAGGACAAATTCTCCCCGATTGGGTTTTTGTGGTGGAGAAAGTAGAGAGTGTTCCAGAAGGGATTGCGAAATTAGATGCGATCGCTTCCTCAAGTGGACTTAGTAGTAGTAACTTGAGTTTAGATAAACAGAAAATTTCCGCTTGGACGCAGTTAACCGCTAAACAAACACCAGCCAAAGACCGACCATTATTCACCATTGAAGCCCAAGCCCAAGGGATACACACCACCCTAGACAATTACGAAATTTTTACCTCCGATTTGGCAACAATGGACGAAGTTCTCACCAATCAAGAGAAATCTTTAATAGGTGATCGCAATTTCCAAAATAGTGTCGCAGCAATTCCCCAACCAAACCAAGGATATGTATACATTGATTGGGCAAAAAGTCAAAGAATTTTAGAAAGACAAATCCCAGTTCTCAAACTCATAGAAGTATTAGGAAAACCATTTTTTAACAGTTTGCGATCGCTCACAATTAGTAGTTACGGTAGCGAAACCAACGCACTTAAAGGTGGTGTTTTCTTACAATTGCAAGAGTAA
- a CDS encoding TIGR03792 family protein, whose translation MVIELLKFQVDPNRRESFIQQDAEIWTTALAKYPGFLSKEVWINPHNLSEVTFIIRWATREQWKAIFEADLAVIDSKFAQALGDTYQLIESAEYQVRKFPHT comes from the coding sequence GTGGTTATAGAACTGCTGAAATTTCAGGTTGACCCAAATCGGCGAGAAAGTTTTATCCAACAAGATGCAGAAATTTGGACAACAGCCTTAGCTAAGTATCCCGGTTTCCTCAGTAAAGAAGTCTGGATTAACCCACACAATCTTTCAGAAGTCACTTTTATTATTCGTTGGGCAACAAGAGAACAGTGGAAAGCTATTTTTGAAGCAGATTTAGCAGTTATTGATAGTAAATTTGCTCAGGCATTAGGAGATACTTATCAGCTAATAGAGTCAGCCGAATATCAAGTAAGAAAATTTCCTCATACGTGA
- a CDS encoding FKBP-type peptidyl-prolyl cis-trans isomerase yields MKAILLSVGVMLVCVVVLVLGQLGNKQDTAIAANLTQSQSSPTTITKNDTLIANNTMSDKNVVTTSSGLKYVEIKEGTGTTPQSGQTVVVHYTGTLEDGTQFDSSRDRGRPFSFQIGVGQVIKGWDEGLSTMKVGGQRELIIPADLGYGSRGAGGVIPPNATLIFDVELLDVK; encoded by the coding sequence TTGAAAGCAATTTTACTCAGCGTGGGTGTCATGCTGGTTTGTGTTGTGGTTTTAGTGTTAGGGCAATTAGGCAATAAACAAGATACTGCCATTGCTGCTAATTTGACCCAATCGCAATCATCGCCCACTACCATTACAAAAAACGATACTCTAATAGCGAACAACACTATGTCTGATAAAAATGTTGTCACTACTTCCTCTGGGCTAAAATACGTTGAAATCAAAGAGGGAACAGGGACAACTCCTCAGTCTGGCCAAACAGTTGTAGTTCACTACACTGGCACTTTAGAAGATGGTACTCAGTTTGATAGTTCCCGCGATCGCGGCCGTCCTTTTAGCTTTCAAATCGGCGTAGGACAAGTGATCAAAGGTTGGGACGAAGGACTCAGCACAATGAAGGTTGGGGGTCAGCGTGAGTTGATTATCCCCGCAGATTTAGGCTATGGTTCCCGTGGCGCTGGTGGCGTAATTCCACCTAACGCTACCCTAATTTTTGATGTGGAATTGCTTGATGTTAAATAA
- a CDS encoding phasin family protein, translating into MDSNNWLQQLMMVGIGTTSLVAEKLREVSDELVKDGKLNPEQAKAVMDDIVEQLKSEQGNWDVQMQRQMRNMMQDLGVARQSEVDELRGRIDRLERQVRDLENKLWR; encoded by the coding sequence ATGGATAGCAACAACTGGTTGCAACAGCTAATGATGGTAGGAATTGGTACAACGTCTTTGGTCGCAGAAAAGTTGCGAGAAGTCAGTGATGAATTAGTCAAAGACGGCAAGCTAAATCCTGAGCAAGCTAAGGCGGTAATGGATGATATTGTAGAGCAGTTAAAGTCAGAGCAAGGAAACTGGGATGTCCAAATGCAAAGACAAATGCGGAATATGATGCAGGACTTAGGGGTGGCGCGTCAGTCTGAGGTTGATGAACTACGGGGAAGAATTGACCGTTTGGAACGTCAAGTTCGTGATTTAGAAAATAAGCTTTGGCGTTAA
- the hrcA gene encoding heat-inducible transcriptional repressor HrcA: protein MEVQLTNRQQHILWATVRHYIATAEPVGSKVLVEEYDLGVSSATIRNVMGVLEKSGLLYQPHTSAGRIPSDSGYRIYVDQLIAPSLRDTTRTETLAKEVELSLQQRLQWEDWSLEALIHGAAQILATLSGCISLITMPQTSTALVRHLQLLQIEAGRIMLILVTDGYETHSKVMDLPPVKEDSQVDSEVIDRGLQIVSNFLNSQLRGRSLLEIANLDWSQLDQEFQRYGEFLKSAIAELSRRTQTPNTTQIMVRGVAEVLRQPEFSQLQQVKTIMQLLEEEQDKLWQLICDEPEIEDTSKSRVTVRIGAENPLEPIRTCSLISSTYRRGSVPIGSVGVLGPTRLDYESAIAVVTAAADYLSEAFS, encoded by the coding sequence ATGGAAGTCCAGTTGACAAATCGACAACAGCACATACTTTGGGCAACAGTACGTCACTACATTGCTACAGCAGAACCTGTTGGATCAAAGGTTTTAGTTGAAGAATATGACCTAGGCGTTAGCTCGGCCACCATTAGGAATGTGATGGGTGTATTAGAAAAATCTGGGTTACTTTATCAACCACACACATCAGCCGGAAGAATCCCTTCTGACTCAGGTTATCGCATCTATGTTGACCAGTTAATTGCACCTTCTCTGCGAGACACTACACGAACAGAAACTTTAGCCAAAGAAGTAGAACTGTCACTCCAACAACGGCTGCAATGGGAAGATTGGAGTTTAGAAGCTCTCATCCACGGAGCCGCGCAGATTTTGGCTACATTGAGTGGTTGTATTAGCTTGATTACTATGCCACAAACTTCGACGGCCTTAGTCAGGCATTTGCAATTACTGCAAATTGAAGCTGGTAGAATCATGCTAATTCTAGTCACAGATGGCTATGAAACTCATTCTAAAGTGATGGATTTGCCCCCTGTAAAAGAAGATTCTCAAGTTGATTCCGAAGTAATAGATCGTGGGTTGCAGATTGTTTCTAACTTTTTAAATAGCCAGCTACGAGGGCGGAGTTTATTAGAAATAGCTAACCTAGACTGGAGTCAATTAGATCAAGAATTTCAACGTTATGGAGAATTTTTGAAAAGTGCAATTGCGGAATTAAGTCGTCGCACTCAAACACCAAATACTACACAAATTATGGTGCGGGGTGTAGCAGAAGTTCTGCGTCAACCCGAATTTTCTCAATTGCAGCAAGTCAAAACAATCATGCAATTGTTAGAAGAAGAACAAGATAAACTATGGCAATTAATCTGTGATGAACCGGAAATAGAAGACACCAGTAAATCTAGAGTGACGGTGCGAATTGGTGCGGAAAATCCACTAGAGCCGATACGTACTTGTAGTTTAATTTCTTCTACCTATCGTCGAGGTTCCGTACCTATAGGTAGCGTAGGGGTTTTAGGGCCAACACGCCTAGATTACGAAAGTGCGATCGCAGTTGTCACAGCCGCAGCCGATTATCTCTCAGAAGCTTTTAGCTAA
- a CDS encoding tetratricopeptide repeat protein: MIKAVGLLMTGFWLFMVYDCIRNEPEKRLWLWILIVVNFPGAIAYFSTRWIARKNIPLPNYSSHCTHSHKIWTAESQVRSIREIHIDDFGSFDQAEAADNLQTLWNEVFIDIKNQQYASAKQYLQSLLKIDPDYQYGDASLIYGEILFALEEFTAAKQHLENHIQHWNHPQAYITLAQILSQQGDIETARHYLEIIIVKIKESSYYHYKRRQTISKAEKLLRTLKC, encoded by the coding sequence ATGATCAAAGCTGTAGGATTATTAATGACCGGATTTTGGTTATTCATGGTTTATGACTGTATTCGCAACGAACCAGAAAAGCGATTATGGCTATGGATTTTGATTGTTGTGAACTTTCCGGGTGCGATCGCTTACTTTTCCACGCGCTGGATAGCACGAAAAAATATCCCACTTCCTAATTATTCAAGTCACTGTACACATAGCCATAAAATATGGACAGCAGAATCACAAGTAAGAAGTATTAGGGAAATTCATATTGATGATTTTGGAAGTTTTGATCAAGCAGAAGCCGCCGATAATCTGCAAACGCTTTGGAATGAAGTATTTATTGACATTAAAAATCAACAATATGCTTCTGCTAAACAGTATTTACAAAGTCTATTAAAAATAGATCCAGATTATCAATATGGTGATGCTTCTTTAATTTATGGCGAAATATTGTTTGCATTAGAAGAATTTACAGCAGCTAAACAGCATTTAGAGAACCACATCCAACATTGGAATCATCCACAAGCTTATATAACCTTGGCTCAAATTCTCTCTCAGCAAGGAGATATAGAAACTGCACGTCATTATCTAGAAATAATTATTGTTAAAATTAAAGAATCTTCTTATTATCACTACAAACGTAGACAGACTATAAGTAAGGCAGAGAAACTATTACGAACTCTAAAATGTTAA
- a CDS encoding replicative DNA helicase: MAEELNFQGDGSDRLPPQNIEAEEAILGGILLDPEAIGRVSDRLVAEAFYISAHREIYQAALRLHAQGKPTDLLSITSWLTDNDLLARIGGRNKLATLVDRTVSAVNIDALAGLVMEKYLRRQLIKAGNEIVHLGYETETELPLVLDKAEQKVFGVTQERPQSGLVHISDTLVNTFQDIETRHQGIALPGIPCGFYDLDAMTSGFQRSDLIIVAGRPSMGKCLSFDSEIVLADGKITTIEQLYKQRQGSLLTLNDNWKFSFTQPSAFVDDGIKPVFRVTTRLGRTIETTITHPYLTIKGWQRLENLQVGERIAVPRKIDVFGTKTLRECEVKLLAYLIGDGGLTNSNPRFTNSNPLLQTEFSQAVADFGGLAVRWETSQEQCTPSLCVRGDLEFIASQRQLFAQRLKTLVQSQSLTARQLSCELDVSPSLLTIWQQGQCVPNANKFKKLCTLLKTEAEEFAPYGFTSISKTSRNSLTVWLEKLGLWGKDAHTKTVPTIVFQLERSQIAMFLNRLFATDGWATLLTSGQSQLGYCSVSEKLARQIQHLLLRFGIIARLKKRLVKYQDTRRQAWQLDITDAQSIKTFISEIGIVGKEAALEKVAEAISQKRYQTNCDLIPVEIWEQIAIAKGNESWASLAKRAGIQNYTNMRVGKRALKRERLWNLATALENLQLQQLATSDIYWDEIVAIELVGFKQVYDLTISKTHNFVANDICVHNTAFCLNLAHNIAAGYKLPVAVFSLEMSKEQLVQRLLASEAGIESGYLRSGRISQTQWEPLSRAIGMLSEMPIYIDDTPNMTVNEMRSQARRLQAEQGADLGLIVIDYLQLMEGAGDNRVQELSRITRSLKGLARELSVPVIALSQLSRGVEARTNKRPMLSDLRESGCLTGDTLITLADSGLQVPIKELVGKSGFAIWALNESTMQLEKANVSHTFSTGIKPVFTLTTRLGRKIRATVNHKFLTINGWKRLDELNLKQHLCLPRHIPSSGKPTMTYTEVALLGHLIGDGCTLPRHAIQYTTREIDLAENVAFLAREVFGDSIIPRISPERDWYQVYLSATKRLTHSVRNPIAKWLDSLGIFGLRSYEKFVPQELFSQPQELIACFLRHLWSTDGCIKLVAGKRPRPIAYYASSSERLAFDVQTLLLRLGINAKLKIIPQIGKGRNQYHVTITGKPDLELFIQKVRAVGEYKLGSLQQIAQHLENSIHNPNRDVIPKDVWKTLVIPAMPSVSLTTRLLHSSLGTSYCGSTLYKANLSRERALKVAKLVQSNELLSLANSDVYWDEIVSIELSGEEEVFDLTVPGLHNFVANNIIVHNSIEQDADLVIMLYRDEYYSPDTPDRGIAEVIVAKHRNGPTGTVKLLFDPQYTKFKNLARPNY, encoded by the coding sequence ATGGCGGAAGAATTAAATTTTCAAGGCGATGGTAGCGATCGCCTACCACCCCAAAATATTGAAGCAGAAGAAGCGATTTTGGGGGGAATTTTATTAGATCCAGAAGCGATTGGCCGAGTTAGCGATCGCCTAGTGGCCGAAGCATTTTATATTAGCGCCCACAGAGAAATCTATCAAGCCGCCCTGCGCCTCCACGCCCAAGGTAAACCTACAGATTTACTTTCAATTACCAGCTGGTTAACAGATAATGATTTACTAGCGCGGATTGGCGGTAGAAATAAATTAGCCACCCTCGTAGACCGCACAGTCTCAGCGGTTAACATTGACGCTTTAGCAGGCTTAGTCATGGAAAAATACCTGCGGCGACAGTTAATTAAAGCTGGCAACGAAATTGTCCATCTTGGTTATGAAACAGAAACCGAATTACCACTAGTTTTAGACAAAGCAGAACAGAAAGTTTTTGGTGTCACCCAAGAACGGCCTCAATCGGGTTTAGTACATATTTCTGATACTTTAGTCAATACCTTTCAAGATATTGAAACACGCCATCAAGGTATTGCTTTACCTGGGATTCCTTGTGGGTTTTATGATTTAGATGCTATGACTAGCGGTTTCCAGCGTTCTGATTTAATTATCGTCGCTGGCAGGCCGTCAATGGGGAAATGCCTCAGCTTTGATTCAGAAATCGTCTTGGCAGATGGAAAAATTACCACTATTGAACAATTGTACAAACAGCGTCAAGGCTCGTTATTGACGTTAAATGATAATTGGAAATTTAGCTTCACCCAACCATCAGCATTTGTAGATGATGGGATAAAACCCGTTTTTCGAGTAACAACTCGCTTGGGGAGAACTATTGAAACCACAATCACCCATCCATATTTAACTATTAAAGGCTGGCAAAGATTAGAAAATCTTCAAGTTGGAGAGCGAATTGCTGTACCGCGCAAAATAGATGTATTTGGGACAAAAACCCTGCGTGAATGTGAGGTGAAATTACTAGCCTATTTAATCGGTGATGGTGGTTTGACTAATAGCAATCCACGATTTACAAATAGTAATCCGTTACTCCAAACAGAATTTTCCCAAGCTGTGGCTGATTTTGGCGGTTTGGCTGTGCGCTGGGAGACTTCCCAAGAACAATGCACACCATCACTTTGTGTTCGAGGTGATTTAGAATTTATTGCTAGTCAAAGACAATTGTTTGCTCAACGCTTAAAAACTTTAGTTCAGTCTCAAAGTTTAACTGCTAGACAATTGAGTTGTGAGTTAGATGTTAGTCCATCTTTGTTAACTATTTGGCAGCAAGGGCAATGTGTACCAAATGCTAATAAGTTTAAAAAACTGTGTACACTGCTCAAAACTGAAGCAGAAGAATTTGCACCTTATGGATTTACTAGCATCAGCAAGACTAGCCGCAATTCCCTCACAGTTTGGTTAGAAAAATTAGGGTTATGGGGTAAAGATGCTCATACCAAAACAGTACCAACAATTGTTTTTCAGTTAGAGCGATCGCAAATAGCTATGTTTCTCAATCGTCTGTTTGCTACAGATGGATGGGCAACTTTACTTACAAGCGGTCAATCACAATTAGGTTACTGTTCTGTCAGCGAAAAATTAGCAAGACAAATACAACATTTATTATTGCGATTTGGCATTATTGCCAGACTGAAAAAACGTTTAGTGAAATATCAAGACACTCGCAGACAAGCTTGGCAATTAGATATCACTGATGCCCAAAGTATCAAAACATTTATCTCTGAAATTGGGATTGTTGGTAAAGAAGCAGCCTTAGAAAAAGTCGCAGAAGCAATATCACAAAAGCGATATCAAACTAATTGTGACCTCATTCCCGTTGAAATTTGGGAACAGATAGCGATCGCTAAAGGTAACGAATCTTGGGCAAGTTTAGCCAAACGTGCTGGTATTCAAAACTATACAAATATGCGCGTCGGTAAACGTGCTTTAAAAAGAGAACGGCTGTGGAATTTAGCCACTGCTTTAGAAAATTTACAACTACAACAGTTAGCGACTAGTGATATCTACTGGGATGAAATTGTAGCAATTGAGCTAGTAGGTTTCAAGCAAGTCTATGACTTAACAATTTCTAAAACACACAATTTTGTGGCTAATGATATCTGTGTTCACAATACAGCCTTTTGCTTGAACCTAGCTCATAATATTGCTGCTGGTTATAAATTACCAGTCGCGGTTTTTAGCTTAGAAATGTCCAAAGAACAGCTAGTACAGCGACTTTTAGCGAGTGAAGCGGGAATTGAATCGGGTTATCTGCGGAGTGGACGCATCAGTCAAACCCAGTGGGAACCCTTAAGTCGGGCGATTGGTATGCTTTCCGAAATGCCGATTTACATTGATGATACGCCAAATATGACCGTTAACGAAATGCGGAGTCAAGCTAGGCGACTGCAAGCCGAACAAGGCGCAGACTTAGGGTTGATTGTCATAGATTACCTGCAATTAATGGAAGGCGCAGGCGATAACCGCGTACAAGAATTATCTCGGATTACGCGCAGTCTCAAAGGTTTAGCCCGTGAATTATCTGTGCCTGTAATTGCTTTATCCCAGTTAAGCCGCGGCGTAGAAGCACGTACAAACAAGCGTCCCATGCTTTCTGATTTGAGAGAATCAGGTTGTTTAACAGGTGATACTTTAATTACATTGGCAGATAGTGGATTACAAGTACCAATTAAAGAATTAGTTGGTAAATCTGGTTTTGCCATTTGGGCATTGAACGAATCCACAATGCAATTAGAAAAGGCAAATGTTAGCCATACCTTTTCTACAGGAATCAAGCCTGTATTTACCCTAACAACTCGATTAGGACGAAAAATTCGTGCTACAGTTAATCACAAGTTTCTAACAATTAATGGCTGGAAAAGACTGGATGAATTAAATCTTAAACAACATCTATGTTTACCAAGACATATTCCCAGTTCTGGTAAACCAACAATGACCTATACCGAGGTTGCATTATTAGGACATTTAATTGGGGACGGCTGTACACTACCACGTCATGCGATACAGTACACAACCAGAGAGATAGATTTAGCAGAGAATGTTGCTTTCTTAGCCAGAGAAGTTTTTGGAGATTCAATCATTCCTAGAATCTCGCCTGAGCGAGACTGGTATCAAGTATATTTATCCGCAACAAAACGTCTCACTCATAGTGTGAGAAATCCTATTGCTAAATGGCTAGATTCCCTCGGTATTTTTGGTTTAAGGTCTTACGAAAAATTTGTACCTCAAGAATTATTCTCACAACCACAGGAGTTAATAGCCTGCTTTTTAAGACACCTTTGGAGTACAGATGGCTGTATTAAATTAGTTGCTGGTAAAAGACCAAGACCTATTGCGTATTATGCCAGCAGTAGCGAGAGACTAGCCTTTGATGTACAAACCCTTTTGTTAAGGCTTGGAATTAATGCCAAGCTCAAGATAATTCCTCAAATTGGCAAAGGTAGAAACCAATATCATGTGACCATTACTGGTAAGCCTGATCTTGAGTTATTTATTCAAAAAGTTAGAGCAGTAGGAGAATATAAGCTAGGTTCATTGCAACAAATTGCTCAACACTTGGAAAACTCAATTCATAACCCTAACAGAGATGTCATTCCCAAAGATGTTTGGAAAACACTAGTTATACCCGCAATGCCAAGTGTTAGTTTAACCACAAGGCTATTACATTCTTCTTTAGGAACATCTTATTGTGGCTCTACGCTTTACAAAGCGAATTTAAGTAGAGAAAGAGCATTAAAAGTAGCCAAGCTTGTTCAATCAAATGAACTTTTGTCCTTGGCTAATAGCGATGTTTATTGGGATGAAATAGTTTCAATTGAATTGAGTGGAGAGGAAGAAGTTTTTGACCTAACTGTTCCTGGTTTACACAACTTTGTAGCCAATAATATTATTGTTCACAACTCTATCGAACAAGACGCAGATTTAGTTATTATGCTATACCGCGATGAATATTATTCACCAGATACCCCTGATCGCGGCATTGCTGAAGTCATAGTAGCAAAGCACCGCAACGGCCCAACAGGCACAGTAAAACTATTATTCGACCCGCAATATACCAAGTTTAAAAATCTAGCAAGACCAAATTATTAA